GCTTGGCGCCAACGCCATCCTCGCCGTCTCGCTCGCGACCGCGAAGGCCGCGGCCGCCGAAGCCGGCCTCCCGCTCTACCGCTACCTCGGCGGCACGAACGCCAAGGTCCTGCCCGTGCCGATGGCAAACGTCATCAACGGCGGCGCGCATTCCGACGCCCCGATTGATTTCCAGGAATTCATGATCATGCCGCACGGCCTGCCCACCTTCAGCGAAGGTCTGCGCGCCATCACCGAAATCTTCCATTCGCTCAAGAGCGTGTTGAAGAAGCGCGGCCTCAGCACGGCCGTCGGTGATGAAGGCGGTTTCGCACCCAAGCTCGACAGCGTGGAGGACGCGCTCGACTCGATGAGCAAGGCCGTGGCGGGCGCCGGTTACAAGCTTGGCAAGGACATCTTCTTCGCGCTCGATGTCGCCAGTTCCGAGTTCTACAACGGCGACGGCACCTACACCTTCAAGAAGAGCACCGGCAAGACCCTCAAGGGCACGGAACTCGTGGAGTTTTACGCGAAGCTCGTGAAGGATTATCCGATCGTCAGCATCGAAGACGGCTGCGCCGAGGGCGACTGGAAGCACTGGAAGCTGCTCACCGATGCCATCGGCGACAAGGTCCAGCTCGTCGGCGACGATCTCTTCGTAACGAACGTGAAGTTCCTCCAGAAGGGCATCGACACCGGCACCGCGAACTCGATTCTCGTGAAGGTGAACCAGATCGGCTCGCTCACCGAGACGCTCGACGCCGTCCAGCTCGCGCAATTCAACGGCTACACCGCCGTCCTCAGCCACCGCTCCGGCGAAACCGAGGACAGCACCATTGCCGACATCGCGGTGGCGACGAACTGCGGCCAGATCAAGACCGGTTCGCTCAGCCGCTCCGACCGCCTGGCGAAATACAACCAGCTTCTGCGCATCGAGCAGCAGCTCGGCCAGAACGCTGTTTACGCCGGCCGCCACGCCCTGCCTAAAGCGCGCCGGTAAATCAATCTGGTAGGGCAGACCTGCTGGTCTGCTTCTCAGGCGGCGCCGCAACGCCGCCCTACCGACAAAAAGCTCACCCCGGAAGTCAGCCATGGCTTCCGGGGTTTTGCTTTGCCGTTCACCATTACTCGGAGAGTTCATTTATTTGGATTTGCTCCAAATCTTCTACCTCATTAAGCGAACATAGGTGAACAGAAGCGAACTTAAGCGAACAGTTTTTCATTCAATTCCCGTTGTTGGATTTGCCCTGTTCCTTCCCGCCCGCGCTCGAACGATCCCAGCCAAAGAGAATTGCGTGGACCCTCTCCAGCTTCTCGTCATGGCTCAGGGTGGTATCATCTCCCACCACCGCCAGATACGCCCTAAGTTTCGGCAGCTCCTTCACAGACGCAGCAGTCGCTTCATAATCAAAATACTTTTCGGCCAGCCTTAACCGCGCCCGCCGGATGTCATTGTCCTCACTGTCCAGCAAAAGCTTGGTGAATGACACGAGATGCGCCAGTTCCTCCGGCTTTTCGCGGGCCAGCTTCAAGACGGCCTTGCCAACAAGCTTTACTGCTGCGTTCCGCAGACTGGCCACGCTCACGGGCAACTCATTCAATTCGTCGGCCGCCGCCTGCGCTTCAACCAACTCCTTGACCTGCCGTTCCCGCGCCCGGCGACGATAGAACCGGCCCAAGCTGGCAATGGTGGTCGTCACCCCGAATTCCTTTTGGACGCGCTCCAACGTTTTCGCGTAACCCAGGTTCTCGTCGAACAACCAGCCCTCCAATGTCTCGCGTTGCTCGCGCGTGAGTTGGTTCCACGTTGAATCGTCGCGCAGCTTTCTCATCGGGAAAGTTTGCGGCATGAATACCGGTTCTTGATGCGGGCATGGAAATAACGGCCATGCGAAGCCGCGCGCAGCAGGCCGGCGTATTCTGAATAGGGGACACGTGAGTAGGCGTAAACGCCGCCGCTGTGGAAGACGATGACCAATGTGCCATGCCCGTCGTAATCCACCGCGGCCAGATTCGAGGATTGAACTGAGATCACACGTCCACACTAACGATGCAGGGGGTTTGCTAAAATGGGCGTTAAATACCGTGGGATTTTCCACCTACCTGGCCGCAGAATTGGCTGCCCCGATGCAGGCCTTGGACATTCTCGACTATTTGATGGCGAAGACGACCTGCGAGCAGCCAAGGAACTATGCGAAAGCTCAAGGGCCGATTGACCATGTCTGAGCAAAAAACGGCTGCCCATGCGGCGGGTTTGCAACCGTTTTTCTCTTGCATTCGAAAACCGATACCAAAAACTCAAACTACCGCTGAACTCAGCTCGCACGGAGGGGACGGCCACAAACCAAAAGGAAAATGGCGGACATGAAAACGATCAGGAGTCGTGCAATCGCAACCGCAGCCTGCCTGCTGTTCGCAACCGCAGTTCACACCTACGCCATTGAAGGGCTGAAACTCTCCCTGCAATGCAGCAACGTCGTCCTGACGTGGCCGAGCCTGGACGGCGAAACGTATATCGTCCAATACTGTCCAACGCTCGACACGAATTCGTCGTGGAAAACGCTCACCAACTTCATGCCAGCCGAAGTTGGAATGACCAACACGACGTTCGTCCATTCCAACGCCGTGATAATGGCGGTCCATGACGGAGGCGGCTCATTTGCCGCCATGTCGTCCGGCCAGAGCAGTTCAATGGCTCTGGCCGTTGAAAGCGACACGCCAAGCGAGCCGATGGCATTTCCAACCAACGGCATTGGTTCAGGTGTCCCGCTTCAACTTTTCCCTCCCGGGTTCGACATGACGCCTTACTACATTTACGACCCATCCAGCGACGAGTTCGTGAGCGGTTCTTTGCTTTCATCCTCAACGGATGGCGAGATGCAAGCGAACGATATTGAGTTTCCACCAGCAGAGGAAGGCGGGGGCATCACCAATAGCAGCGGAGATTTCATCGCCGAAACGGCGTTCTACCGTGTCGTTCGGAATGGCGTTCATCTGGTTGGCATCACCGACGGAATAAACCTGTCGGGCGTTGTCACAATCCCCGTGGAGGTTGGAACCGACGCAGGCATCTTGGCCGCATTGAGCGTCAGAGAGGACGGTTCACCCGTCGGGAACTCACAGGCCATTGCACCTTTTCAGGGACCGCTGCAAATTGTTCTGGATACAACTGCGATGAGTAACGGCGTCCATCAAATCACGGGTTATGCCTCATGGATTTCGGGCGGGGATGAAGACGGCACGACTGGCGTGGATGCAGAGTCGCCGCCGATCACGGTCAATGTTTACAACGAGATTACGTTCCCAACTTGGATTGAGCATTTCGGGGAACTTTACGACTCGGTTCTGATTACCGCTCAGTTGGGCCATGCGGACGCCGACTGGTATGTGGACGTGTATGGCAGCGGTGCGGGCTACATCGGAACATTTTCGGGTCACACGACCGATGGAACGATTTACGGTTGGTGGGACTTGGTTGGGCCTGGTGGCGTGGCTTACACGAACGAAGCATATTTTGATTTCGTGGTGTCGTCTGATTATGCGGGGCAGGCACCCCAAGGGAACGGCCCGCAGCCGAACGGAAGTTCAACTTCGGTTCCCAAGCGAACCTATCGGCAAACCGATAACTGGATTAGCAAAGGCATGTGGGTCACGGCCAATCTGCAAGCATGGGAGGGTTTGACAGGCAGTGATTTGCTGGACATCGCAACGGATGGATTTGTTACCATCGCCGACGGAGCAGGATTGACAACACGTCCATCGCACTCGATAGGGGAAGCATTCCGAATTCAGTATGGTTCAAACATTCCAGTATCCACAAGGAACAGCCAATGGCAATCTCTGCGAAATGCCATCTACCACCCTGAATCTCGCAACTTTTTCTACCTTGGACACGGCTCACCCGATGGAATTGGCGGAAGTGCGGACACAAACCGCTTCATCACCGCCTCAGAGATTTCCACCAATCTTCACACATTACCTGCCGGGCAGACAAACCGTCACGGGTATCGCTTTGTATTCCTCTATGGGTGTGAAACCGCCAGCGGGAAACTGCCCGAAGCATTCGGCATCATTCATCGGGAAAATGTTCCCGTTGTTGATTACGTTGATGCTGCCCTAACGCCCGGGGCGTTCGTTGGCTGGAACGACAAACAAAAGGCAGGCATCCTTGGTTCGACCTTCACAGACAACGCCCATTTCATCCAGCACTTCCAATGGGAGTGGACAACCAGCGGCTTGGGTGTCAGTGAATGCTTGGATCGTGCAAAGAATCTTTATTCCGACGTGGGCTTTATTGACCGCAGTAAACTCAAGGTCTTTGGAAACTGGGAACTGCATCCGCTCGACTTCAACAGGTGAGTTCTTATGGAACAACTAATACACATTACTGCCACGTATTCCAATGCTTTGCTCGTGGCTATCCTTCCGCACGTTTCTGACTTCGCAAAGAAGTTGGACTTGCCAATCGCACAACCGATCACGCAGGAACAAGTGCTTCGCTTCAATCCTAATCCATATAAGGGGCACTTTTCGGGGACCGTCATCTTAAAAAACCACTGGTGGTTTCACTTTGATGAAGGTGGCTATGTGGACAGTTTCAGTTCGGCGACCAATTGGTTTACGGCGGATGAAGATGCCGTGGACAACACGCAATACTACACGGGCACAACAAGGATGACCACGAATGAAATCATTGGCTTTGCCCGAACCGTTCTTCTCAAACTTGGCTACCCGCCAGTCCTCACGCATTCAGATGCCATCCCGGAGTTGCAGGGACCGTATAATCTGAAACATGGAGGGCATGTTACATACAGCCGTGTTTTATGGGAACCCGTCACAGATCACGACAGCGGCGACTACAGCAAAGTCCGTGTGGAGATAAACACTCAAGAAAGGGCGCTGGTTGGCCTTTACATCTGGTTTACAAAAACCAATCGAACAAGAATCGCGGCCCCGTTAAAAATTGATGTGGAACCAGAACTCGAAACCGATTTTCGGAAGCGAACGAAGGTTGGCGGCATGTTCATCCGCAGCAACGCCCCACCTGTGCTGCCAAAGAAGTGATTATTCGGGTGCCGGCCCGTCGTAATCCACCGCGGCCAGATTCGAGGATTGAACAGCGATCACACGTCCACACTAACGGCGCACGAAGTTTGCTGAAATGGGCGATAAATGCCGTGGGATTTTCCGCCTACTTGCTGTGTCCGCCTCGGGTCGGCCAGTTCAACGGGCGTTCTGAGCTGGCAAGAAACGGAAACAGCCGGTGAAACATTTCATCCGCCCGCTTCCTTTCTTTATACCACTCACGTTTGCGGTAGAGCTGCCAGGCCTTCGGAGATTTCTTCTCCAGCTCACCTTTGCTGAAGTGATGGAGCAGTCGCATCATGCCCAGCCGTTCCAAGGCCACCCGCCAATCCCGCGCTTTGTTCCGGCCCTTGCCGTCAGGGCCGGGAATGTCTTGGGGCCGGTTGGTTTTCACCCATTTGCGAAACTCCTGGATGATTTCCTCGTTGGTAAAGACGCCCCAACATATTTGCACCACGGTATGCTCCGTGCCGCTCCCGTAAATGACCGAAGCCGGGACATTGGAATACCGCAGCTTGCCCAGTCGTGCGAGCACTTCGTCGTTGAGTTCGGGATTCTCCAGCCTCGCCCGCGCGTTGGCTTCATCAATCAATCGCCTTTGTTGTGCCACCATCTCCACAATGTCCTTTGCGTCGAGGGGAATGCCGCGCTCGAAGGGGAGCAACTGAACCGAATCCACCAGGCCGCGCGGGGGAGTGTATGCTCGGAACTCCCGCTCCGCTTTCGTAAGCAACTGCCATGGCTTCGGGAAACTTCCCGTCAGCCGGTGAACCTCGCCCAGCTTGAGGGGCAACGCATCGGCCAGCACTCCGTCCGGCGGGCAAAAGAAACCATGAAGGAAAAAATATGCCGGATAACCAAGGCTTTGAATCCGCTGCAAATCTTCGTGAAGCCGTTTATCGCGCTGGCCGTGAGCCTGCTGCTCGTGCATGCACCGCCGCCGAACTTCCCGAATGAACGCTGACTCCCGCGCATATTCCCAATAACAACAAGCGGCCAGTTCCGGCTCCGGCACGGCATCGAAGTGCCAGTCTGCTTCAAGAAGCTTTTCCATTCCGTGGCATTCCGTCAGCCGTTTAGTTTTGGCGGGCCAGGCCATCGGAGTATGACCACTTCCTCACGTAGTTGTTCCTTGGTTGCGGTTGCCAAGCGCGTGCGGAAAAGATCGATACCTACTACCTCGTAACCAACGGATTTCGCCAAATCGGCGATCAATTGGCCTGTTCGGATCATTACCCGTAAATAGGACGCTTGATCACCGACCACGTATGCGAGTTGCGCTCCCGGACGCAATACCGGTCGAAGGTCCATCAGATGCCGGAGCATACCGCCAAAATACAACTTCGTTACGCGGGCATAGAGTCGTTCAAATCCGGAAGTTTTCCCAAGCTCAATTCGTCGGCGTTCAATCGCCTCG
This genomic stretch from Verrucomicrobiia bacterium harbors:
- the eno gene encoding phosphopyruvate hydratase produces the protein MSQIANILAREILDSRGNPTVEVDVTLESGAAGRAAVPSGASTGEHEAVELRDGVKTRFLGKGVQKAVANVTTKIAPKLIGLDAFDQISVDQTMLKLDGTETKGKLGANAILAVSLATAKAAAAEAGLPLYRYLGGTNAKVLPVPMANVINGGAHSDAPIDFQEFMIMPHGLPTFSEGLRAITEIFHSLKSVLKKRGLSTAVGDEGGFAPKLDSVEDALDSMSKAVAGAGYKLGKDIFFALDVASSEFYNGDGTYTFKKSTGKTLKGTELVEFYAKLVKDYPIVSIEDGCAEGDWKHWKLLTDAIGDKVQLVGDDLFVTNVKFLQKGIDTGTANSILVKVNQIGSLTETLDAVQLAQFNGYTAVLSHRSGETEDSTIADIAVATNCGQIKTGSLSRSDRLAKYNQLLRIEQQLGQNAVYAGRHALPKARR
- a CDS encoding KTSC domain-containing protein, which codes for MISVQSSNLAAVDYDGHGTLVIVFHSGGVYAYSRVPYSEYAGLLRAASHGRYFHARIKNRYSCRKLSR